The nucleotide sequence GTGGCAGAACGAACCGCCATTCttgttccctcaaaaaaaaaaaaaaccgccATTCTTGTTACACCGCACAGCCCGCGCTGCACACCGCAGCGCGCCGCCACGCGTCACCCCGGCCGAGCCGTATATGAACCCGCCGGGCCAAGCGAACTCCGTTCTCTCCTCTCCTCGGCTCATCCCCTGCTTCCGTGACACGACGACAAGCGAAACAGAGCACTCCACTACCCAAGAGAGAACCCAGACACGCCTCCGGCCACCAGCTGATCGCGACGATGCTGCGCGCGGCGGGGAAGAGGCTGATCGGCGCTGCGGGGATCCGCCCAGCGGCCGCCGGAGACTCCCCCGGCGCGGCGATGGCTGTGGCGGCGAGGAGGGGGTACCACGAGCGGGTGGTGGACCACTACACCAACCCACGCAACGTGGGGGCGTTCGACAAGGACGACGCCGACGTCGGCACGGGGCTCGTCGGCGCGCCCGCCTGCGGGGACGTCATGAAGATGCAGATCCGCGTGGACCAGGCCTCCGGCAGGATCGTCGACGCCTGCTTCAAGACCTTCGGCTGCGGCTCCGCCATCGCATCCTCCTCCGTCGGTCAGCAAAACGCTCCTCCGCCCCCTCGATTTCTTTCCTCCGCTAGCCCTCTTCATTTGCCTGTCTCGTGAGCTTGCGTTCATGTGGAGGCCTGAATTTAATTAACACTGCTGCACGGAATCACTGCTCACCAGATAACAAGAGCTTCATCTGCATCCATTTCCATGCGTTTATTTTTACCTTCTTATATTGATACAATGATATATATGTAAGCCCAGCTAATGGGGTTGTGATTCATCCTTAAAATTATCCCTGAAATTTAATCGTTTTTGTTCCAAAACATAGTACGTACAACATATTAGTTAGTCACGGGGATAGTACTTCTCATCCAACTGTTGATATCTGGGTACTGTTGCACGAATTCAGAAATTAACAATTTAAGCTGGACTGCATGAATAACTGTTGTTCACAGGCCCGCCCTTTCATGCTAGTGAATACTGATCGAATGCATTAACCACTTTAATTTACCAGCCAAATTCTTCGCATATAACATAGGAGCAACTATGTAGTGAGCAGAAGTTCTGCTGCCGTATATATGACCTTGTCTATTGTTTTCATCCTAGCTAGTAATTCGGAGGAAGCATTCGGTGTATTTAGTCCTTGGATACTATTATAAGATAtttttgcagttcaaattgaactgcaaaaacgacTTCTATTAAGGTATGGAGGTAGTAGTATGCATTATCCCTCGTAGACTTGCTTGATAGAACCATTGTTACATATGTGCCGAAGCTCGGTAAGCTTGTCCTGAATTCTGATGTCTGATCAATCTTAATTTGCATTTGCAGCCACTGAGTGGGTGAAGGGAAAGCAGATGGAGGAAGTGGTAGCGATCAAGAACACGTAAGCGATCTGTTTAATTAATTGTTCAGTACTGCAATTCTATTGGCAGTCTAGCAGTTTGAATCCTCTGAAGCTTTGCTGACTGGCCTTGTTTTTCGGTCATTTTCCAGAGAGATCGCCAAGCATCTGTCGCTGCCGCCGGTGAAGCTCCACTGCAGCATGCTCGCCGAGGACGCCATCAAGGCCGCAGTCAAGGACTACGAGGCCAAGAAGACGAAGCCGGCCAAGGCAGACGAGTAGTCAGGCGGCGGTGCAGAAAAGTCCGAGCTGAAGCTACCTTGTCAGACGCATGGGAAGTAGTAACACATCATGTACATATACTGCATAATAAAGAGACGGAGAAAGAGAGGTTGTGCTGATGGTGTTGTAGTATTTAACAAAACCGGTGTGAACAATAAGCATTGTGTTCTGTGTAGTGTACTGTATGTTGTAATCAATCTCCCGTGTGTTCGCTCCAAGCTACCGGCTTTGGCCGTGCATGGCACAAGTAAAAATGCAGAAAATTCAGAGGAAGCGAGACTCTGGCAGAACTTCCAATCTTTCAAGTTAAAATCAGCTAATGACTGTCCATTTACGCCATTTTAGTCAAGAACGGCTAATATGCGCTTAGGCTGGTCATggtgggagtaacttagactagtctatattactacctctatagtgcatagtatcatagatggtctcatttattgtcatgcatgacacataatagcatcacatttattatgttacggtatctacatatgttactataaccatctcttttTTTAATtgactgccacataagcatgtttgtgagtcccaagtacatgatactacttatattacccccactatggctagccttaatcaacatactccctccgtcccaacatAAGTGTCTCGAGCTACTACAAAACTAGTACATAGTTGAGACACTTTCTTTGAGATGGAGGGTGCTAAAGCTAAtacaaaattgagacacttattttggaatgaagGGATATAATATAAACATCATACTCCTACTCAACATTGAAGAGCGCTACTGGCATTTTACAACGCCTCGGTTCCTGGAGCTGTCCAACATCATAATAAACAAACAGTCTGCTTCTTGGTTTAGGGAACCCACAATCATAACTGATTCGGTTGTAAGAAATCCTCAACTTCATTGATTCTCAGAAATCTATAGCCCAAACAGGCAGCAACCAAGACTGACATTgcttaaggctggtcatagtggggagtaacacagactagtaacatgcatatgttactagtctatgttactatcttcataatgggtagtaacatatagaTGATAACATGTAAGCCTTTATTAATTGAACTATAGACTCATTTTATCTCGGGGTGTGTTATGTtatagtaacataatatgttaccacaagcatctctctTCTTATTAACTCCATGACAAATAAGCAAAATTATCTTGAAATgtgttatgttactacctaagttactcccactatgactagcctaagaatTAATGATTGATATGAGAGCCACAACACTTTCTtcaaaaaatcctaataaaaaagAAGTGCCCACCGATAAAGACCATGCAGGAATTTGATATTTATTAATGAAGTAAGAGTTTGGAGAAAACTTTTATCAGCATTCATTCTGTTCACATATCTATTATGTTTGGACAATGTATGTCTTCGATATATGTTTTTCATTGAGATGTTCGCGCAATAGGAGCACCCGTATTTCTGATGGCATGCATGAAAAGAGTTATAGGTTAGACTGATCCAGTATAGTCAGGCCCATGTTTCGCAGAAGAGAACTCACAGTGGGGTAATAAAAAGCCCATGTTTCGGCATGCATATACAAGCAGTCTGCTCTGCTTGAACTTTCGTGTGACACAGCTAGAAGGGTGACGACCCAGAGGGAGCTCCTATTCGGCGTGttcttcctcaaaaaaaaaaaaaatcggcGTGTTCGGCGCCGTGGAAGCAAACCGGCGCCTACTGGCAACGcaagtgggccggcccacggaCGAAAGAACGCAGTAGATGACTCGCGATAAAAACCGCAAAAATATGCTAGTACGAGGACTCTAACCCGCGCTGTAAAATGCAAGATTATCCAGCTAGCCACTACATCACCGGGAGTCTAGTGATTTATACAGAAACGTGAATCTTTAAGAACCATAAAAGCCGCGCTATTATTACACATTTTTGAACAATTCGTTTTTTGGAACAATCAATTTATTAatggaaaaaaaattcatcaaactatgaaaaaagtttcatcaactagaaaaaaaagttcatcaaatttgaaaaaagttcaccgattttgaaaaagttcatcgagtttgaaaaaagagttcatcaaatttgTAAAAGCAGttaatcgaatttgaaaaaaaattcattgatcttgaaaaaagttcatcaaatttgaagaaagttcattGTATTTGAAAAAAAAGTCATCGAATttgttaaaaaaaagttcatctattttttTAAAAGACAATCTAATTTAAAACTTCATCAATTTAGAAAAAAGGTTCAGGAAATTTGAGAAAAATCACGCattaaacaaaacaaaaaagaatgAACCGAAAAGGATAAAAGAACAAAATGAACTTATAAGCTAAATAAATGAGAGACAGGAAGAGTATTGCAAAAGCACGGTGGTTAGTGTGTTACCCCCGCAGCGAAGTCTTCGCGGGTTCAATCCCCAATGCCCACACATTTTTTACATCTCTGAAAACAGTAAAGCAACAAATGGGCCGAGCCCACTAAACGTGGCTGCAGGCACCCGTTTGCAGAATGCACATTAACGGGCGCCtacagcgccaaataggaaatgccgaCGACCCATGGTGTTAGTAAAAGTATTACATACTTAGAATTGTATTGTATAACTTAGCCCATGTATTGTGTTTTACTAATAAAACACCCGTATAGTATTAGGTTCAATTTTATTTTATATGGCAGTTCCATGTTCTTATTAATCCGGGGTTTTCATAATATTTAAAATAAAAATAGATGCACAAAGTAGTACGCTTATATCTGAGTGTATGATTTTGCAaccatacatatgcaagccaaaATATATCTATATAGTATAATCTCTAGGTTCAATGTTTGACTTTGCCCTAGTGCCTCTCATGGGAGAAGTCAGATCCTGGCAAAACATTACTACAATGTCTAGTTGACATGTCATATATGGAGTAAGGTGAGTAgaaatttcgcaaaaaaaaagtaaGGTGAGTACAAGAGTAACTGAACTGtgatcaaaaggagtccaaataaGGCTAAAATTACGACTTGAAAATAAGCAATCCCTCCCTTGTACAGGTATACATTTACTAAATTTATTCTCCATCTTCCAACATTTTAGTATGTGTGGTCTCATGTTGTCacattattggacagaatatacaACTTTTGCATACCGATGAACATGAATCGACCAAAGAGAAGAGCGTGCATAATTACTCTCACCACCGTTTGACTGTAGCCCTTTACTAAGTATATGGCttgcaaaactggatgcacttaatGCAACGATGCTATATCAAGAACAAATGAAAATTCAATACCTTTTTTATGGGGGTGAAAATTCAATACGATGGTGGTTGTTGATTCATAAGAATAAACAAGCAATGACAAAGATTTGAGAACAACCTCTTATTGCAATTATGCATACTTTGAGAGTTTTCTAGTATATTGATAGCCATCCATTTGATTTACTTACGCTTAACTAAAATCATGCAATCTAGAATCATGTATTAGCTTTCGAGCTCTCTCTCATGATATTTAATGATATAGATAGGAACATATACACATATTTAAATTTCATCTTGGTGATACAAATTAATATGTAATGACTTGAAGTTGTGTTGCTTATATTTTTTCCTTCATGCAGGAAAAATCAATTTAAGTAGAATGTTTCAAGAAGAATTATCTGCAATAAATAAATAAGTCACTTTGgcatttaatattttctaaaagTTTAGTGTAGGTGTATTTCCCAAGAATTTTGTTAAAATTGTATATAAAATATATTATATCATATTATTTAGCTGCATTATGTGGCTAATTTTGGTGATATAACATAAAATTATAATTACTAATATTGTATGTGAAAAAAATTTAGTTATACATCAGTAAAAATATTTAATATAAATAAGTAAAGAATTTTAGTTATGATAATTTATAGAGACAATTCACACACATTTTGGGGTTGATTGCAACATCTTTCTTCTTAAAAAAGTCGAACGTGATTTCTAATAGAAGGGGAGCCGGGGAGCGCTGCACGACAGCTACTCAGCTTTTGGTGAGTAGGAAGCGCTGGGAGAAGCGGGGAATGTCGTCCATGGTGTTGGAAGGGCGACATCGTGTTAGGTTCTTTGTAGATAGGGTTTTTTAATTGTTAAATTTTAATATATGATGAAAAAAATTTAAATTGACATTGAATAAGTTTGTTATATAAGTTTATATTTTTTTACACTATGAAAATTTTATAATACACGGTGAATTTTTCTTAATATACGATGAAGTTTGTTGTAATATGCGATGGAGTTTCcatataatacataaaagaatgaggaaaaaaataaaaaataaaacaaaaataaaaagtaaaaccggaaacaaaacagagaaaaaagaACCGTAAGTAAAAATCCCTAGAAGAAAAAGATATCCCCGCAGAAAACAGCCAAGGAAGCAACAATGATCAAACATCACTCGAGTCCCGTAAGTGGCCGGCTCAACCGGCTCCACAGTGAAGTGATGACTATTTCACACCCGCGGGCGGCAAATAGGATTGGCCACGCCGCACACCCCGCGTTGCACACCGCAGCACGACGCTACACATCACCCCGAGCGAGCTGTATATAAACCCGCTGGGCCAAGCGAACTCTATTTCTTTCCTCTCCTATGATCAACCTCTGCCTCCGTGTAACTGTTGGGGATCGTATCAGAAATTTAAATTTTtttacacatcaccaagatcaatctatggagtaatctagcaacgagggaaaggggagtgcatctacatatccttgtagatcgctaagcagaagcgttacaagaacgtggatgaaggagtcgtactcgtagcgattcagatcgcggttgattgcgatctaagcgccgaacaacggcgcctccgcgttcaacacacgtgcagcccgacgacgtctcccgtgccttgattcagcaaggcgagagggagaggttggggaagactccgtccagcagcagcacgacggcgtggtggtggtggaggagcatggcactccagcagggcttcgccaagcaccgcaagagacgagaagggagaggggtagggctgcgccaagagggagatgttctcatgtgtatggcagccccaaacccccagtatatatagggggaagggaggggctgcgcccccatctaggtttccacccctaggggtggcggccagccctagatcccatctagggggcggccaagggggagagggggggcaccactaggtgggcct is from Triticum aestivum cultivar Chinese Spring chromosome 1B, IWGSC CS RefSeq v2.1, whole genome shotgun sequence and encodes:
- the LOC123099419 gene encoding iron-sulfur cluster assembly protein 1; this translates as MLRAAGKRLIGAAGIRPAAAGDSPGAAMAVAARRGYHERVVDHYTNPRNVGAFDKDDADVGTGLVGAPACGDVMKMQIRVDQASGRIVDACFKTFGCGSAIASSSVATEWVKGKQMEEVVAIKNTEIAKHLSLPPVKLHCSMLAEDAIKAAVKDYEAKKTKPAKADE